In Synechococcus sp. CB0101, a genomic segment contains:
- the rfbB gene encoding dTDP-glucose 4,6-dehydratase, with product MQDLLPQGTARVLVTGGAGFIGSAVVRRLLADSSAEVFNLDKLGYASDLTSIGDHPRHHFIQVDLADPQATAEAVRAADPDLVMHLAAESHVDRSIDGPAAFIESNVSGTFNLLQAVRAHWEQLPAARRERFRFHHISTDEVFGSLGPTGRFSETTPYDPRSPYSASKAASDHLVSAWHHTYGLPVVLTNCSNNYGPWQFPEKLIPVVILKAVAGEPIPLYGDGANVRDWLYVEDHVEALLLAATRGRLGESYCVGGAGDHGSPSERTNRDVVDTICTLMDQLRPEGAPHARLITRVSDRPGHDRRYAIDAAKISTELGWTPRHSFEQGLEATVRWYLEHLDWCQQVRHRAGYSGERIGTQA from the coding sequence GTGCAGGATCTCTTACCGCAGGGCACCGCCCGGGTGCTGGTCACCGGAGGTGCCGGCTTCATCGGTAGTGCCGTGGTGCGGCGCTTGCTGGCCGATAGCTCTGCTGAGGTGTTCAATCTCGACAAGCTTGGCTACGCCAGCGACCTCACCAGCATCGGCGACCATCCTCGCCACCATTTCATCCAGGTGGATCTTGCGGATCCACAGGCCACCGCCGAGGCGGTTCGCGCGGCGGATCCCGATCTGGTGATGCACCTGGCGGCTGAGAGCCATGTGGATCGCTCGATCGATGGGCCGGCTGCCTTCATCGAAAGCAATGTGAGCGGCACCTTCAACTTGCTCCAGGCCGTGCGGGCCCATTGGGAGCAGCTGCCTGCAGCCCGGCGCGAGCGCTTCCGCTTTCATCACATCAGCACCGATGAGGTGTTCGGTTCGTTGGGGCCTACGGGCCGTTTTTCAGAAACCACCCCCTACGACCCCCGCAGCCCTTATTCCGCCAGCAAGGCGGCCAGCGATCACCTGGTGAGCGCCTGGCACCACACCTATGGCCTGCCGGTGGTGCTCACCAACTGCTCCAACAACTACGGCCCCTGGCAGTTCCCCGAGAAGCTGATCCCCGTGGTGATCCTTAAGGCTGTAGCCGGCGAGCCGATCCCGCTTTACGGCGATGGCGCCAACGTGCGCGATTGGCTGTATGTGGAAGACCACGTGGAGGCGCTGCTGTTGGCGGCCACCCGCGGGCGCCTTGGCGAGAGCTATTGCGTGGGCGGCGCTGGGGATCACGGTTCCCCCAGTGAGCGCACCAACCGCGATGTGGTGGACACCATCTGCACCCTGATGGATCAGTTGCGGCCTGAAGGTGCCCCCCATGCCCGCTTGATCACCCGGGTGAGCGATCGCCCTGGCCACGACCGGCGCTACGCCATCGACGCGGCCAAGATCAGCACAGAGCTGGGCTGGACACCGCGCCACAGCTTTGAGCAGGGGTTGGAGGCCACCGTGCGCTGGTATCTCGAGCATTTGGATTGGTGCCAACAGGTGCGCCATCGCGCCGGCTATAGCGGCGAGCGCATCGGGACGCAGGCATGA
- a CDS encoding glycosyltransferase family 2 protein, whose protein sequence is MSRRWPLLWLSVGLDLLGVLAGALLAAQLRHHNLGLVLQADGLAFGLVFLLLAWFLGGYSFLRWPWMPYRQLVQRWLLVVGSALGLAVLAGWLLNAAATAVWFHRSTLVILGAVLALWGLFLRRWLQPLARIQASQRLAASPVAEGRPSAGRQPSPKQQPAQRELLLLLVAYHPSPLEVQQLQACLAELPPEVGYAVVVNDHQPGEPVEQLAARADCFLTNRDNPGYGRAVNRLVVRLGQLPPYIGVLNTDLSWPSGTFEQLLGWLQQHPQVNLAVPQILDEAGTPQKLCKHHPTVLGLFSRRFLPDVLKPAWLKRYDRWYVMADQNYQEVFEAPYLSGCCMLIRSDAFRRAGGFDERYFLYLEDADLTRSLARDGRCVHLPVAGVVHGWGRGNYRNLGLMAVNLASAWHYFRKWGWALW, encoded by the coding sequence ATGAGTCGGCGCTGGCCGCTGCTCTGGCTCAGTGTGGGGTTGGATCTGTTGGGGGTGCTGGCGGGAGCGCTGCTGGCCGCTCAGCTGCGCCATCACAACCTTGGGCTGGTGCTGCAGGCCGACGGCCTCGCCTTTGGCCTGGTGTTTCTGCTGTTGGCCTGGTTTCTGGGGGGGTATTCGTTTCTGCGTTGGCCCTGGATGCCCTACCGGCAGCTGGTGCAGCGCTGGTTGCTGGTGGTTGGCAGCGCCCTGGGCCTGGCGGTGCTGGCGGGTTGGCTGTTGAACGCAGCGGCCACGGCGGTGTGGTTCCACCGCAGCACCTTGGTGATCCTGGGGGCGGTGTTGGCGCTGTGGGGATTGTTCCTGCGGCGATGGTTGCAGCCGCTGGCGCGGATTCAAGCCAGCCAAAGGCTGGCGGCTTCCCCTGTGGCCGAGGGCAGGCCGAGCGCTGGGCGACAGCCCTCTCCTAAGCAGCAGCCCGCCCAGCGGGAGCTCTTGCTGTTGCTGGTGGCCTATCACCCCTCACCCCTAGAGGTGCAGCAGTTGCAGGCCTGCCTGGCCGAGTTGCCACCTGAGGTGGGCTATGCGGTGGTGGTGAATGATCATCAGCCCGGTGAGCCGGTGGAGCAGCTGGCGGCGCGAGCCGATTGCTTCCTCACCAACCGCGACAACCCCGGCTACGGTCGCGCCGTGAACCGCCTGGTGGTGCGCCTGGGGCAGCTGCCGCCTTACATCGGCGTGCTCAACACCGATCTCTCCTGGCCCAGCGGCACGTTTGAGCAGCTATTGGGCTGGCTGCAGCAACATCCCCAGGTGAACCTGGCGGTGCCGCAGATCCTCGATGAGGCGGGCACACCGCAAAAGCTCTGTAAACACCACCCCACGGTGCTGGGCTTGTTCAGCCGCCGCTTCCTGCCGGATGTGCTCAAACCGGCTTGGCTAAAGCGCTACGACCGCTGGTATGTGATGGCTGATCAGAACTACCAAGAGGTGTTCGAGGCGCCTTATCTGAGTGGTTGCTGCATGCTCATTCGCAGCGATGCCTTCCGCCGCGCTGGCGGCTTCGATGAGCGCTACTTCCTCTATCTGGAGGATGCTGATCTCACCCGCAGCCTGGCCCGCGATGGCCGCTGTGTGCATCTGCCGGTGGCGGGTGTGGTGCATGGCTGGGGCCGCGGCAATTACCGCAACCTGGGCCTGATGGCGGTGAACCTGGCCAGCGCCTGGCACTACTTCCGCAAATGGGGTTGGGCCCTGTGGTGA
- a CDS encoding glycosyltransferase family 2 protein, with the protein MGLGPVVNAAAIEVVLPTYNGAAYLEAQLASISAQTLRPERVLLRDDGSSDGTQALIGQLHQRYGAWLQVLPADGNLGCTANVNRLLQATTAPYVALADQDDLWLPHKLESSLALMQQLEASRGSTTPLLVHGDLELVDAAGERLGCRYLQRQRLDPQRTDPVDLALTNVVTGCTALLNRALLQKALPIPPEALMHDWWLALVASAFGEIALVEEPGVLYRQHGSNVLGAQGLGLPYWRQRLQALLADPAAGGHTRAALQQAELFEQRYGLPISALPSLLHLRRRRRWWALVRLPAEQLPWKHGPLRTLGLYGLVAWLPR; encoded by the coding sequence ATGGGGTTGGGCCCTGTGGTGAATGCCGCCGCCATCGAGGTGGTGCTGCCCACATACAACGGAGCGGCTTATCTGGAGGCGCAGTTGGCTTCGATCAGCGCGCAAACCCTCCGCCCTGAGCGAGTGCTACTGCGCGACGACGGCTCCAGCGATGGCACCCAGGCGTTGATTGGCCAGCTGCACCAGCGTTACGGCGCCTGGCTGCAGGTGTTGCCCGCTGATGGCAATCTCGGTTGCACCGCCAATGTGAATCGGCTGCTGCAAGCCACCACGGCTCCCTACGTGGCCCTGGCGGATCAAGACGATCTCTGGCTGCCCCACAAGCTCGAGAGCTCTTTGGCGCTGATGCAGCAGCTGGAGGCCAGCCGCGGCAGCACCACACCACTGCTTGTGCATGGCGATCTGGAGCTGGTGGATGCCGCAGGCGAGCGGTTGGGCTGCCGCTATCTCCAGCGCCAGCGCTTAGATCCCCAGCGCACCGATCCGGTGGATCTGGCCCTCACCAACGTGGTGACCGGTTGTACGGCCCTGCTGAACCGGGCTCTGCTCCAGAAGGCCCTGCCGATCCCTCCGGAAGCGCTGATGCATGACTGGTGGCTGGCCTTGGTGGCCAGTGCCTTTGGTGAGATCGCGCTGGTGGAAGAGCCTGGGGTGCTCTATCGCCAACACGGCAGCAACGTGCTCGGAGCTCAGGGGCTGGGCCTGCCCTATTGGCGGCAGCGGCTTCAGGCGCTGCTGGCGGATCCCGCTGCCGGAGGCCACACCCGAGCGGCGTTGCAGCAGGCAGAGCTGTTTGAACAGCGCTATGGGTTGCCAATTTCGGCGCTTCCCTCTCTGCTGCACCTGCGGCGGAGGCGGCGCTGGTGGGCGCTGGTGCGCCTACCAGCCGAGCAGCTCCCCTGGAAGCATGGGCCCCTGCGCACGCTCGGGCTTTACGGTCTGGTGGCTTGGTTGCCCCGATGA
- a CDS encoding glycosyltransferase family 2 protein has protein sequence MKFRTLLRRLRTSAQVLRGDPGVLLRAPRFVWRTLKEGPRASLDRLRRISDPLRFSVDYEAWRAEFGTTAEEKQAMAAWAEALPQPVPIAVLMPVFNPKPEWLQAAIDSVRAQLYPHWQLCIADDRSTDPRIQPLLEAAMAADPRIQVVFRERNGHICASSNSALELVQAPWVALLDHDDLLPDEALIWVAKAIAEHPQARLFYSDEDKLSPAGELFDPYFKGDWNPVLMEGQNMSSHLGVYATDLVRRVGGFREGFEGSQDHDLVLRCSEQLRREQIVHIPRVLYHWRVHPQSTAGGAKAKPYTVQAAERAISEHLQRRALPLRQISWTPVGFRAELALPELPPRVSVIIPTRNGLQVLRPCLISLLERTRYPDFEVLVVDNGSDDPATLQFLAGLEQQGQIRVLPDPSPFNYSALNNRAVNHASGELICLLNNDIEVVDPGWLEELVVQALRTGVGAVGARLLYPNRTLQHGGVLLGVGGVANHAHLGWPGDHPGYFSRAQLTQEMAAVTGACLLVRRSHYEAVGGLNEEQLKVAFNDVDFCLKLREQGLQNVYAPAARLIHHESVSRGQDLSAEKAARFAAEVDWMQQRWGDQLPHDPAYNPNLSLDNPHFRLAWPPRVERWASS, from the coding sequence ATGAAATTCCGCACCCTGCTGCGCCGGCTGCGCACATCAGCTCAGGTGCTGCGGGGTGATCCGGGGGTGCTGTTGCGTGCCCCTCGGTTTGTGTGGCGCACCTTGAAAGAAGGGCCGAGAGCGAGCCTGGATCGGTTGCGGCGCATCAGCGATCCGCTGCGCTTCTCGGTGGATTACGAGGCCTGGCGCGCGGAGTTCGGAACCACGGCTGAGGAGAAGCAGGCCATGGCGGCCTGGGCTGAGGCGTTGCCCCAGCCGGTGCCGATCGCCGTGCTGATGCCGGTGTTCAACCCGAAGCCGGAGTGGCTGCAGGCGGCGATCGATTCGGTGCGGGCGCAGCTGTATCCCCACTGGCAACTCTGCATTGCAGACGATCGCTCCACTGACCCGCGCATCCAGCCGCTGCTGGAGGCGGCGATGGCTGCCGACCCGCGCATACAGGTGGTGTTCCGCGAGCGCAACGGCCACATCTGCGCCAGCTCGAACAGTGCGCTGGAGCTGGTGCAGGCGCCCTGGGTGGCGTTGCTGGATCACGACGATCTGCTGCCGGATGAGGCGCTGATCTGGGTGGCCAAGGCAATTGCCGAGCACCCGCAGGCGCGGCTCTTCTATTCCGATGAAGACAAGCTCAGCCCGGCCGGTGAGTTGTTCGATCCCTATTTCAAGGGCGATTGGAACCCTGTGTTGATGGAGGGGCAGAACATGTCCTCCCATCTGGGTGTGTACGCCACCGATCTGGTTCGGCGGGTGGGTGGCTTCCGCGAAGGCTTTGAAGGATCCCAGGATCACGATCTGGTGCTGCGTTGCAGCGAGCAGCTCCGGCGCGAGCAGATCGTGCACATCCCACGAGTGCTCTATCACTGGCGCGTGCATCCCCAGAGCACAGCCGGCGGCGCCAAAGCCAAGCCTTACACCGTGCAGGCGGCCGAGCGGGCGATCAGCGAACACCTGCAGCGGCGCGCCCTGCCGTTGCGGCAGATCAGCTGGACACCCGTTGGCTTCCGGGCCGAGCTGGCGCTGCCCGAGCTGCCGCCGCGGGTGAGCGTGATCATCCCCACGCGCAATGGCCTCCAGGTGTTGCGGCCCTGCCTCATCAGCCTGCTGGAGCGCACGCGCTATCCAGATTTTGAGGTGCTGGTGGTGGACAACGGCTCCGATGACCCAGCCACCCTGCAGTTCCTGGCGGGTCTGGAGCAGCAGGGCCAGATCCGTGTGTTGCCTGATCCCAGCCCATTCAACTACTCGGCTCTGAACAATCGGGCTGTGAATCATGCCAGCGGCGAGCTGATCTGCCTGCTGAATAACGACATTGAGGTGGTCGATCCCGGCTGGCTGGAGGAGCTGGTGGTGCAGGCGCTGCGGACTGGCGTGGGGGCTGTGGGCGCGCGTTTGCTCTATCCCAATCGCACCCTTCAGCACGGGGGGGTGTTGCTGGGGGTGGGCGGTGTGGCCAATCATGCGCATCTCGGCTGGCCGGGTGATCACCCTGGATACTTCTCACGGGCGCAACTCACGCAGGAGATGGCGGCTGTGACAGGTGCTTGTCTGCTGGTGCGGCGTAGCCATTACGAAGCGGTGGGCGGGCTGAATGAAGAGCAGCTCAAAGTGGCGTTCAACGATGTGGATTTCTGCCTGAAGCTGCGTGAGCAAGGCCTGCAGAATGTTTATGCACCGGCAGCGCGCTTGATCCACCATGAATCCGTGAGCCGCGGACAGGATCTGAGCGCTGAGAAGGCGGCTCGCTTTGCGGCGGAGGTGGATTGGATGCAGCAGCGCTGGGGTGATCAGCTACCGCACGATCCGGCCTACAACCCCAACCTCAGCTTGGATAATCCCCATTTCCGTCTGGCCTGGCCGCCGCGTGTTGAGCGGTGGGCGTCGTCGTGA
- a CDS encoding type II toxin-antitoxin system YhaV family toxin, whose product MTPPLQRHGWEIAFQPQLFARQYADLKREVRRLKQELDAEAYGRHPQVKLLAAVMLGIKEHIAADPYAARFALSGPLRRYGRLKGLGLPDRYRLFFRPFEAQGRRVLLILWLGFPRKEGDRDDCYAVFSRMVRRGDLPDTWAALQRELEAG is encoded by the coding sequence ATGACCCCTCCCCTGCAGCGCCATGGCTGGGAGATTGCGTTTCAACCTCAGCTATTTGCGCGCCAGTATGCCGATCTTAAGCGCGAGGTTCGTCGTCTCAAGCAAGAATTGGATGCCGAGGCTTACGGCAGACATCCGCAGGTGAAGTTGTTGGCCGCAGTGATGTTGGGGATCAAAGAGCACATTGCTGCTGATCCCTATGCAGCTCGCTTTGCTCTGAGTGGCCCGCTTCGGCGTTACGGTCGATTGAAAGGCCTTGGTCTACCGGATCGTTATCGCTTGTTCTTTCGGCCGTTTGAGGCGCAGGGCCGGCGTGTGTTGTTGATTCTGTGGCTCGGTTTTCCTCGCAAAGAGGGCGACCGTGATGACTGTTATGCCGTGTTTTCGAGGATGGTGCGCCGAGGCGATCTCCCCGACACGTGGGCCGCTCTTCAGCGGGAGTTGGAGGCTGGTTGA
- a CDS encoding glycosyltransferase, which yields MRSPLLLIVGMHRSGTSLLGSLLPACGIAMPGPLIPGDTHNPEGYFERADVTALQEQLLIDLERWWPAPRGMQPLPEGWLESSLGQTALADLIALLEPEAKHQPGPWAIKDPRSSLLLPLWIAACQRLEIPLKLLLAVRDPAEVMVSLVRRDQAATGMDGWRAQRLWWQHNAQVLREGRDLPLQVVSYSHWFQPQSALAQLQQLAPTISQEQRHQALQAIKPQHRRSQRQPLPARLAPPVQELYQHLERLALRPSQRSATEQWLDQQPPLSPLAPLPRRRSQLKRAIQIRRGHAPSKQVATHPWGYLAEITCGSQGPAAEHQLAFWLEHGFRDFELNQWAALAGACPAAMPWPAPGNAVTLQVRGGDLNAWPTHAWLQHCPIQGAASIQAAPLAAAEADAIALNLADLSPGLACAAELLAMTALERVWDPNPERVRLLRQFGVNASWLQAAAVGNGALRGSAADWAACSAVLGLPAPDALRRLGDTVCLGSGGEACDQGLQPPLLGVPGFDGLSIAGPEQARLQALWLQGCLDAGLELVRFQPTPAEQELEGWRLLIQPEQTGRTPILLLSDPIGASELLEELHWYRQGCPPPEPCCTPEPEHRVLLERSQGRCHTAVCISLYNYGPRIHQALESVLHQEQASGLELIVVDDASTDNGAAVVRSWMNEHHGRFARCLLLQHTANGGLASARNTAFAAAESPWCFVLDADNQLDPLAVAHCGLLADAADPSCAVIHSLIRVQPEAGCHDPRHLVSDLPWQQEIFKRGNYIDAMALVRREAWQAVGGYAHIPGGWEDFDFWCCLINAGWHGQLCPQVLATYTSHSSSMRAAHTTSQERRLSRLLQARHPWLELPQARDQAMWPTQPASNSR from the coding sequence ATGCGTAGCCCGCTCCTGCTGATCGTGGGCATGCACCGCAGCGGCACCTCTCTGTTGGGCTCCCTACTCCCGGCCTGCGGCATCGCCATGCCCGGCCCCCTGATCCCGGGCGACACGCACAACCCCGAGGGCTACTTCGAGCGGGCCGACGTGACGGCCCTGCAGGAGCAGCTGCTGATTGATCTGGAGCGCTGGTGGCCAGCGCCCCGGGGCATGCAGCCCTTGCCCGAGGGCTGGCTGGAAAGCTCACTGGGCCAAACGGCCCTGGCAGACCTGATCGCTTTGCTGGAACCGGAAGCCAAGCACCAGCCAGGCCCGTGGGCAATCAAAGACCCCCGCAGCAGCCTGTTGCTGCCACTGTGGATCGCGGCTTGCCAGCGGCTTGAGATTCCCCTGAAGCTGCTGCTAGCTGTGCGCGATCCCGCCGAAGTGATGGTGTCGCTGGTGCGGCGCGATCAGGCCGCCACGGGCATGGACGGTTGGCGGGCCCAACGGCTCTGGTGGCAGCACAACGCCCAGGTGCTGCGCGAAGGCCGTGATCTGCCACTGCAAGTGGTGAGCTACAGCCACTGGTTTCAGCCGCAATCAGCCCTGGCCCAGCTGCAGCAACTGGCCCCAACCATCAGCCAGGAGCAACGGCATCAGGCGCTGCAGGCGATCAAGCCGCAACACCGCCGCAGCCAGCGGCAACCGCTGCCCGCTCGCTTAGCCCCACCAGTCCAGGAGCTGTATCAACACCTGGAGCGCTTGGCGCTCAGGCCTTCCCAAAGGTCGGCCACCGAGCAGTGGCTGGATCAGCAGCCCCCCCTCTCGCCCTTGGCGCCGCTGCCCCGGCGGCGCAGCCAACTCAAACGCGCCATCCAGATCCGGCGCGGCCATGCTCCCAGCAAGCAGGTGGCCACCCACCCCTGGGGCTACCTGGCCGAGATCACCTGCGGCAGCCAGGGGCCAGCCGCCGAGCATCAGCTCGCCTTCTGGCTGGAGCATGGCTTTCGAGATTTTGAGCTGAACCAGTGGGCAGCCCTGGCGGGTGCCTGTCCGGCCGCCATGCCTTGGCCAGCGCCAGGCAACGCCGTCACCCTCCAGGTGCGTGGGGGTGATCTGAACGCATGGCCAACCCATGCCTGGCTGCAGCATTGCCCGATCCAAGGGGCCGCTTCCATCCAAGCCGCACCGCTGGCAGCCGCGGAGGCCGATGCCATCGCGCTCAACCTCGCGGATCTCAGCCCCGGGCTGGCCTGCGCCGCTGAGCTGCTAGCCATGACCGCCCTGGAGCGGGTGTGGGATCCCAACCCGGAGCGCGTGCGCCTGCTGCGCCAGTTCGGGGTGAACGCCTCCTGGTTGCAAGCGGCCGCCGTTGGCAATGGAGCGCTTCGCGGCAGCGCCGCAGACTGGGCCGCCTGCAGCGCAGTCCTGGGCCTGCCCGCGCCTGATGCCCTGCGCCGGTTGGGCGACACCGTCTGCCTCGGCAGCGGTGGGGAAGCCTGTGATCAGGGGCTCCAACCTCCCCTGCTGGGGGTGCCTGGGTTCGATGGGTTGAGCATCGCTGGCCCAGAGCAAGCCAGGTTGCAGGCGCTGTGGCTGCAGGGTTGTCTGGATGCCGGCCTCGAGCTGGTGCGGTTCCAACCCACACCCGCTGAACAAGAGCTGGAGGGATGGAGGCTGCTGATCCAGCCTGAGCAGACCGGTCGCACCCCGATCCTGTTGCTCAGCGATCCGATCGGTGCCAGCGAACTGCTGGAGGAACTGCACTGGTATCGCCAGGGCTGTCCGCCCCCTGAACCCTGCTGCACCCCAGAGCCCGAGCACAGGGTGTTGCTGGAGCGCAGCCAAGGCCGCTGCCACACCGCCGTGTGCATCAGCCTCTACAACTACGGCCCTCGAATTCATCAGGCACTGGAGAGCGTGCTCCATCAGGAGCAGGCCAGCGGCCTGGAGCTGATCGTGGTCGACGACGCCTCCACCGACAACGGCGCCGCCGTTGTGCGGTCTTGGATGAACGAGCACCACGGCAGGTTTGCCCGCTGTCTGCTGCTGCAACACACCGCCAATGGCGGCCTCGCCTCAGCCCGCAACACCGCCTTTGCCGCTGCCGAAAGCCCCTGGTGCTTCGTGCTCGATGCCGACAACCAACTGGATCCCCTAGCCGTGGCCCACTGCGGCTTGCTGGCCGACGCAGCGGATCCCAGCTGCGCCGTGATCCACAGCCTGATCCGTGTGCAACCGGAAGCCGGCTGCCACGACCCACGCCACCTGGTGAGCGATCTGCCCTGGCAGCAGGAGATCTTCAAGCGCGGCAACTACATCGATGCCATGGCGCTGGTGCGCCGAGAGGCCTGGCAAGCCGTGGGCGGCTACGCCCACATCCCCGGCGGCTGGGAAGACTTCGACTTCTGGTGCTGCCTGATCAACGCCGGCTGGCACGGCCAGCTCTGCCCCCAGGTGCTCGCCACCTACACCAGCCACAGCAGCTCGATGCGCGCCGCCCACACCACCAGCCAGGAACGCCGCCTGAGCCGCCTGCTCCAGGCGCGCCATCCCTGGCTGGAGCTGCCCCAAGCGCGAGATCAGGCGATGTGGCCAACTCAACCAGCCTCCAACTCCCGCTGA
- a CDS encoding RES family NAD+ phosphorylase: MNPDLSDLIDLDGVVMRLVEQQGAEATRRLTDSLDEQAWLERFLEDSKPDAPDAKECPFRHRLLLAPFRYQKRHGSRFASRWERGLFYGSRSRFGCLVEGAYYEFVFQSGPERPFPKCSALRKTLFQVEMRTPMALKLQNSTSSELQRKLRDPVDTNFCQQLGQNMREAGIHAFEYHSARYKDDIVQVGVISCCVFSSMPFDHIDVQMEASADQVVFHCLDNHSVNHFDREQFLANGYLPKPS, translated from the coding sequence TTGAATCCGGACCTCAGCGACCTCATCGACCTGGACGGTGTCGTGATGAGGTTGGTCGAGCAACAGGGGGCTGAGGCCACACGGAGGCTCACAGACAGCCTGGATGAACAGGCCTGGCTCGAACGGTTTCTGGAAGACAGCAAACCGGATGCCCCCGATGCCAAAGAATGCCCTTTCAGGCATCGCCTGTTGCTGGCACCGTTTCGCTACCAAAAACGCCACGGATCTCGATTTGCAAGCCGATGGGAGCGCGGGCTGTTTTATGGCTCACGCAGTCGTTTTGGCTGTCTTGTCGAGGGAGCTTATTACGAATTTGTCTTTCAAAGTGGGCCAGAGCGGCCCTTCCCCAAATGCTCTGCACTGCGCAAAACGCTCTTTCAAGTGGAAATGCGCACGCCAATGGCATTGAAATTACAGAATTCAACCTCATCAGAGCTGCAGCGGAAGCTACGCGATCCCGTGGATACCAATTTCTGCCAACAGCTTGGGCAGAACATGCGTGAGGCAGGCATTCACGCATTTGAGTATCATTCGGCCCGCTACAAAGATGATATCGTGCAGGTTGGCGTGATCAGTTGTTGCGTATTCAGCAGCATGCCATTTGACCACATAGACGTACAGATGGAAGCCAGCGCCGATCAAGTTGTTTTCCACTGCCTTGACAACCACAGCGTGAACCACTTTGACCGCGAGCAGTTTCTGGCCAATGGCTACCTACCGAAGCCGAGCTAA
- a CDS encoding MbcA/ParS/Xre antitoxin family protein, with protein MLRKALQRAGEELGLSAQETAQAIGKSRTFFERARGHSRIDRHTLQMLALMLRLHRSLSALVGDDTELMRHWINTGNHHTGGVPREQLQDPQQLVELVQYLDAMRGRP; from the coding sequence GTGCTGCGCAAGGCCCTGCAGCGTGCCGGAGAAGAACTGGGCTTATCAGCACAGGAAACGGCTCAGGCGATTGGCAAGAGCCGAACCTTTTTTGAGCGGGCACGAGGTCACAGTCGCATTGATCGGCACACGCTGCAGATGCTCGCGCTGATGCTGCGCTTGCATCGCAGTTTGTCGGCACTCGTTGGCGACGACACAGAACTGATGCGGCATTGGATCAACACCGGCAACCATCACACCGGCGGGGTTCCGAGAGAGCAACTGCAGGATCCGCAGCAGCTGGTGGAGCTCGTGCAGTATCTCGACGCCATGCGAGGCCGGCCTTGA
- a CDS encoding type II toxin-antitoxin system VapC family toxin, with protein MHLLLDTHLLIWAMGSPQRLPNGLADMLEDPGNTPLFSVASLWELVIKQAPNKPDFNVQPALLRRALLECGWQELTITANHALAVADLPPLHRDPFDRLLLAQAKADGLLLITADEQLARYPGPIRWMAPLRPSEES; from the coding sequence ATGCATCTCCTGCTGGACACACACCTGCTGATCTGGGCCATGGGCTCCCCGCAGCGGCTTCCCAACGGTCTTGCAGACATGCTCGAGGATCCAGGCAACACGCCTTTATTCAGCGTGGCCAGCCTCTGGGAGCTCGTGATCAAGCAGGCGCCTAACAAGCCAGACTTCAACGTGCAGCCTGCCCTGCTACGCCGCGCGCTGCTGGAGTGTGGCTGGCAAGAACTCACGATCACCGCCAACCACGCGCTGGCTGTTGCCGACCTGCCACCACTGCACCGTGACCCATTCGACCGGCTGCTTCTTGCACAGGCGAAAGCCGATGGCTTGCTCCTGATCACCGCCGATGAGCAGCTAGCTCGCTATCCCGGCCCCATCCGCTGGATGGCCCCATTGCGTCCCTCAGAGGAATCATGA
- a CDS encoding type II toxin-antitoxin system Phd/YefM family antitoxin: protein MRQVNMHEAKTHLSRLVEEAAAGESFLICKAGKPMVRVTSIDQSDAPRPLPRRLGLLEGQCSVPDDFDRFGSEAIADLFEGA from the coding sequence ATGCGACAAGTGAACATGCACGAGGCCAAAACCCACCTCTCTCGCCTAGTGGAAGAGGCTGCAGCTGGTGAGTCTTTTCTGATCTGCAAAGCGGGCAAGCCGATGGTGCGTGTCACCTCCATCGACCAGAGCGACGCCCCAAGGCCTCTCCCGCGGCGCCTGGGGCTGCTGGAGGGCCAATGTTCTGTACCAGACGATTTTGATCGTTTTGGCAGTGAGGCCATCGCCGATCTCTTCGAGGGGGCATGA